The DNA region ttgaaaatgacaaGAAACTCCTTGGATTGTAATCATGAGGGGTTTCAGTGGAGCACTGGTTATTTGGACTACTTATGCATTCAATCGGTCCACTATTGTTTGCCAGTCATTCTCTCTTTGCTTTATTACAGCAGCTGTATTGcctttttttacatattatatgtTTCACTTCTTCATACTTTTCCATAAGAAGCTGTTGCTCATTAGACGAAAAGTATGCCGCACCGGTTTTGTCCATTTTTCATCGGTGATTCTGTGATCGATTTCGTGATCTTTTTAAGAATGCCGTGAACGTGCATTTATCCAAACTATATAAAGCTGGCTTGACATATCCGCGCGTTCTCATCCTGGCTCAGCAAACGTGCAACGGATTAAGCCAGGATGCACTGATTAAACTAGGTCAAGCCGCGACTGTTCTGTTATCCTGACTTTCTTAATTCTACTTTTGTGCAACGGGCCCCTGATTAGctagatcaggtgtgtttaattatggtTGCATCAAAACTGTGCAGGGCTTTGACCCTCCAATAACTGAGTTTGAAACCCCTGATCTAGCTTGTTGGTAAATGTTTTGATGTCTGTTTCTTTGTGCTATTAAACTGGGCTAACATTCATTTGCCTTTTTTCATCATAGACCTCATGCTGCTGAAAGAAGAGTGCATAGTACCGAATGAAACGGAAGAGGAAGAACAATGTGAGACTCATCATGATTTTAAAACCAAGGAAGAATCTTTAATTTACCCACAGATTAAAGAGATTTTCTCACAGAAAACAGCTCATAAAACAGGAACTAAAAATTATTTCACCCCTTTTCACTGTGAAAAGAGTTTCACTGAACATGGAAACCATCAAgtccacatgagagttcacaccggAGACAAGTCTtttacctgccaacagtgtggaaagcaTTTCAAGCATAAAGTAAACCTTAACAGACACATGAGAATCCACACCGGAGACAAGTCTtttacctgccaacagtgtggaaagagtttcaagcATAAAGGAGACCTTAACAGGCACATGAGAATCCACACTGGAGACAAGTCTtttacctgccaacagtgtggagtcAGTGTCACTCACAAAAGAAACCTTAAAGAGCACATGAGAATCCACACTGAAGAGATGCTgtacacctgccaacagtgtggaaaaagtttcacaaaaaaaggaaacattgacaaccacatgagaattcacactggagagaagccttacgcCTGCCAACAGTGTGCAGTCAGTTTCACACAAAACGGGAaccttaaagtgcacataattcacaatggagagaagccttacacctgccaacagtgtggaaaaagtttcacaAATAAAGGAAATCTTAAAgtgcacatgagaattcacactggagagaagccttacacctgcAAACAGTGTGGAGTCAGTTTCACACAAAACGGGAaccttaaagtgcacataataattcacaatggagagaagccttacacatgccaacagtgtggaaaaagtttcacaCATAAAGGAAATCTTAAAgtgcacatgagaattcacactggagagaagccttacacctgcAAACAGTGTGGAGTCAGTTTCACAATTAAAGGAAGCATTGACAGGCACATGAAAATTCATACTGGAGGAAAATCTTACACCTGCAAACAGTGTGGAGTCAGTTTCATACATAAACAAAATCTTAAAgtgcacatgagaattcacactggagagaagccttacacttgccaacagtgtggaaaaagtttcgcACATAAAGGAACTCTTAAAGTGcatatgagaattcacactggagagaagccttacacctgccaacagtgtggaaaaagtttcacaAATAA from Carassius carassius chromosome 1, fCarCar2.1, whole genome shotgun sequence includes:
- the LOC132090925 gene encoding gastrula zinc finger protein XlCGF57.1-like, whose product is MAFIKEETEDVKIEETLRVKQEDTEEQTDLMLLKEECIVPNETEEEEQCETHHDFKTKEESLIYPQIKEIFSQKTAHKTGTKNYFTPFHCEKSFTEHGNHQVHMRVHTGDKSFTCQQCGKHFKHKVNLNRHMRIHTGDKSFTCQQCGKSFKHKGDLNRHMRIHTGDKSFTCQQCGVSVTHKRNLKEHMRIHTEEMLYTCQQCGKSFTKKGNIDNHMRIHTGEKPYACQQCAVSFTQNGNLKVHIIHNGEKPYTCQQCGKSFTNKGNLKVHMRIHTGEKPYTCKQCGVSFTQNGNLKVHIIIHNGEKPYTCQQCGKSFTHKGNLKVHMRIHTGEKPYTCKQCGVSFTIKGSIDRHMRIHTGEKPYTCQQCGKSFAHKGTLKVHMRIHTGEKPYTCQQCGKSFTNKGSIDRHMRIHTGKKPYTC